From Ignavibacteriales bacterium, a single genomic window includes:
- a CDS encoding thiamine diphosphokinase: MKRVLILANGKPPSKRLFEKLFAIADWFVCADGGANTAARFDCPPDLIIGDLDSIEDETLAVFSNVDVKQLKDQNSTDLEKALTEVIQKKCKEIVVVGATGKRLDHAIGNLSALVKFSKKAHITFMDDIGTFIAVNHSIELNLPIGTIISLLPLSRCSGIVTKGLKWNLKNESLEFGVRESTSNVIVDSPVNIKVQKGSLVAFIVTNNKHIAAQS, from the coding sequence ATGAAGCGTGTACTCATTCTCGCCAACGGAAAACCGCCAAGTAAACGGCTCTTCGAAAAACTTTTTGCGATAGCTGATTGGTTCGTTTGTGCTGATGGCGGGGCAAATACCGCAGCGCGTTTTGACTGCCCTCCTGATCTTATCATCGGTGACCTTGATTCCATAGAAGATGAAACGCTTGCCGTCTTCAGCAATGTCGATGTAAAACAGTTGAAAGATCAAAACTCGACAGATTTGGAAAAAGCGCTCACAGAAGTCATTCAGAAAAAGTGTAAAGAAATCGTTGTTGTTGGGGCAACGGGTAAGCGGCTTGATCATGCGATCGGAAATTTGAGTGCGCTCGTAAAATTTTCAAAAAAAGCACACATCACTTTTATGGATGATATCGGAACATTCATTGCAGTCAATCATTCAATAGAATTAAATCTTCCAATCGGCACGATCATTTCACTTCTGCCACTTTCCCGATGCAGTGGAATCGTAACAAAAGGATTGAAATGGAATCTGAAAAATGAATCTCTGGAGTTTGGAGTCCGCGAAAGTACGAGCAATGTCATTGTCGATTCTCCGGTGAACATTAAAGTCCAAAAAGGCAGTCTGGTCGCTTTTATAGTGACGAATAACAAACACATTGCAGCTCAATCCTAA